In the Malassezia vespertilionis chromosome 8, complete sequence genome, CCCTAGGCGCAAGTGGCCGAAGGCGCACTCAAGTATGGGTCATGGGTCATGGGGCATGGGTCATGGGATGTGCCGGTCAACATTCACCCGCACATAGTTCGTAcagtgcagcggcgctaCATAGCAGCGGAAACAAGCAgttcggcgcgcgattgTATGTAACGCGGAAAAAAAGAAGGGAGGGGGGAGTGAAATTAAACGTAACAGGCATTACCCTATCAAATCGGTATACCTTTTTTTCTTTATCTCCATTGTACAGCTACTCATTGCAATACTTAAAACATTGATAAAACACGGACTCTCCGTAAAACAACGGACTTCTATTAAACACCACGCGAGTAGTCAATGTTGCCCGCATGCGTTTCCACACGCTCGCCAGTCGTTCCAAACATGGCGTCCCAGAAACGTGATTGTTTTCCATAATTGTAGCTCTCACGCCATCCAAAGCGATGGTGCAAATCATGGTCTTCAACGGCAATTTCACAATCGATTGGGCGCAAGATGGTCGATGTCAATGGGCCAGGATAGTAGGCACGCATTCCCGAATGTCCTAGTATTTCCGTGGCGATAAAGTACACTGACCAAATATACATTGCATCATACCCAATCGGATACATCAAGTACGCCAGTATGGGTGAACCGATCGCATCAAATACCTCTTGCGGCTCGTCCGCAAAACCAAGCAGATACGCGACAGGGTGCTTGGTCGTGTGGTGGCGTTGGTGGAAATGCCACAAGAAGGACACTTCGTGTGTTGCGCGGTGCACCCAATAATATACAAAATCGGCAAACAGGGTGAAAATCGCGACCTGCAACGGAAGCCAAAGTGACAGTGAAGGCATCTTATACCTGTCGTACGAAAGCAAAATTACCAAAAGTGGACGGACAAAGATACCAGTCAAAAACTCCGTAAACAGCTTGCCCGCCATCGTCTCGGGAATCGAATCACGCGGAATGTCGGCATCTAAAAATCCATGGCGCTTTACAAGCGTCGTCAAATGTTGGAAAAACGATTTGACCACGTGCGCGTTGTAAGCTAGCGTTAAAAAGTACATGGCAACAGGGTGAATGGTATAACCAGTCGCCGTCATGTATGCCCATCGCGCAACAATAGGCAGCATCGCGCGAGGCAGCAGGTACATGTGCTGCGAAAATAACGAGTAGACCGGAACCATGCCTTTCGATTTCGGATACTCGAATTCTTCCTCGTTCGGTATCAACACATTGCGGCTAATAATGACTCTTTGCGGTAACGACAGCTCCTCTACAGGCTTCTTCTTCCACTCGTCTGCCTTTGGCCGTGGGCGCATGTCGCTTGCTGACACTTTCGCTTTCGACATGATGGATACCTGCGTTGTTCCCCCACCCTGGCTTATATCGCCCGCTGGCGAGGCCTGGCGTTTTTCACACAACCATCTGTGAAAGCTGTGTCAATCTGATGTAATCAAGCGTGCGCTAGATCGCAGACTCTGCATCGGATCTATCGGCGATGCGTCTGTTGGGCACGTGATGATAATGTTGCCACGGTTACTCATCGAGCGTTTGCCGTCCCGAGAGCTGCCCTGTGCGTTAAAATGGAATTTAAATCGACGATTTAGCCAATGTCCACAACTGATTGCCTACACAAGAACGGTCCGTGCAAGTGCGGGAAACGCATTGTATATATAGCAGGTAGCATCCAATCTTTCGCTCTTAATCCATGTTCAAGCTTACCTCCACTGCCCTTTCTCGCGTTGCCCAGCAGGCCCGTGTTCGTACCTTTGCAACCACCGCTCGTACGAGTGACAAGGTGCTCGCCGTCCTCTACGACGGTGGTGaggccgccaagcgccagCCCAAGCTTCTTGCTTGCACCGAGAACGAGCTTGGCTTCCGCAAATGGCTTGAGGACAGCGGTCACGAGCTCGTCGTCACCTCTGATAAGGAAGGCCCCAACTCGACTTTTGTGAAGGAGCTCGCCACCGCCGACATTCTCATTACTACACCTTTCCATCCTGCCTATCTTACTGCAGAGCTCATTGAGAAAGCCCCTAAGCTTAAGTATTGTGTCACTGCTGGTGTTGGCTCTGACCACATTGACCTCGAGGCCGccaacaagcgcaagcttggTGTGTATGAGGTCACTGGCTCCAACGTCACCTCTGTGGCTGAACACGCCGTCATGACCATGTTGGTGCTTGTCCGCAACTTTGTGCCCGCCCACTACCAGTACACCACGCAAAAGGGCTGGAACGTTGCTGACATTGCCCAGAACTCATACGATATTCAGGACAAGGTCGTGGGTACTGTGGGTATTGGCCGTATCGGCCGTCTTATCCTTCAGCGTCTCCGTCCATTCGGCATGAAAGATATGCTCTACTACGACTACAATAAGCTCGACCAAGAGACCGAGACTGCTCTTGGCTGCCGCTACGTCGACTCTATTGAGAAGCTTGTATCCCAGTGCGACATTGTTACCCTCAATGTTCCTCTGTACGAGGGTACCAAGGGCATCTTTAACAAGGAGCTCATAAGCAAGATGAAGCCCGGCGCGTGGCTCATCAACACTGCGCGTGGCGCCCTCACTGTCAAGGAGGACATTGCTGCCGCCCTCGAAAGCGGTCAGCTTAACGGCTACGGTGGGGACGTCTCGTATCCCCAGCCTGCTCCCGCAGAGTACCCGTGGCGCACCATGGTCAACACTTGGAACCCCAAGGAAGGTGGCGGTAACGCTATGACCCCTCATATTTCTGGTACATCTCTTGACGCCCAGCTGCGCTACGCTGCAGGTACCAAGCAGATCCTCGACAATATTTGGAGCGGCCGTCCTCAGCTTGACAAGGACATTATTGTCGAAAACGGCAAATACGTCTCGCCGGCCTACGGCCAGCACCACTAGATGCGTTTTGTACCATCGATAGTTTCCATACGTGTACTGCGTTGGGCGTATACATGTCTGTGCGCACATCACGTGGAGAAAAGGCGGCGCTCACGCGCGTCAAGCTTGGTTTCATGTTGCTTGTGCGCTGGGCAGCCATTGTTTTTATCTGCATCGCGAACGTATGGGTCAGGTCCTATCACTGGGACAACGATCATGTGTTGCCCAGCACGAACAGTTCTGTGCCGCATGTGGAAACACGGCTGCTGTCCCGGTTGTATCCGGAATGGCACACGTTTTGGAAAAAGTGCGGCGAACAGTGGCCGGTTGCAGCGCGTGATGCCATCGACAAGGTAgtgtcgctgcgcacaaaaCGTTTGGAAGATGCTAGCTACTGTATTCTTATGCCGCGATGCATCGTCGATGCGATGAAGTTGTCACAAGCGGAGAAACAGCTACTACACCAGGCGCTCGTGGCTGCCTCGTCGCCGCAGTCGCTGCTCCGAATGTGGCCTCGGTATGTAAAGGCAATGAATTACATCCTCGATGTGTATGGAAACGGCGTGCATCCCAAGGAAGCCGAAGATGCCATGATGTATGACCCTACCCGTACTGAATACCTTACCTATGTAGGCAGTTTGGCCGCCCATGTAAATGGGTCGAACGCGCCGTGGGACGTGATGCGCTTTGGCGTGAATTTGTTGGACGCCAATATGCGCGATAATGCGGCACAATACTTTGATATTTGGGAGAAGGAAAATAGAAGAGCATTGGAGCGGGCAACGATGCTCGACTGGGACAAGTACGAATACGGCTGTGTTGTCGTCCCGGGGATGGGCACGATTCATCTCGACGAGAAACTTTCCCCTATGAGCAAGCTCAGACTCCGCTACGCAATCACTGCTTTCCATTCTGGACAGGCACCATTTTTGGTCGTGTCTGGTGGCGCCGTACATCCCAAATTGACAAGAAATACAGAGGCTTATGAAATGCGAGCATGGCTCTTGGAGGAGCACGGGATCCCAGAGGAGTATATTGTAATGGAGCCGTACGCGCGGCATACTACGACCAACTTGCGCAATGCGGGCCGCGTAATGAACGTGCTTGGTCAGCCGCATAAGAAGATGCTTATCGTCACGGATGAGATGCAGCTGTCCTACATTATGTTTGGCGTGGGTGACGCTGGCGAGCGGGATCTTGGGTATAGCTTGGGCACAATCGGTCCAAGAGAAGGAGCGCATGGGGTACAGTTTACGCCCTCTGCATTCGTCGAGATGGTCGACCCAACAGATCCGCTAGACCCCTGATGTAAAGATACAAAAGCCACCAAGAAATACATTCCAAATAATGCTATACATAACAGATACCAAGTATATATATCCATTCATCTTCGAAAGGGCATACATCAAAAGCAATCAACCAAATCACACGGTGAGGCTGTAGTCCACGTTTGCCTCGGCGGTTTCCACGCGTTCGCCCATAGTTCCAAAAATGTTGTCCCAAAACATGGACTGTTTACCATAATTGTAGCTATCGCGCCAGCCAAACCGATGGTGCAAATCGTGGTCCTCCAATACCAATTCGAGCCCAAAGGGGCGCAGCAGTGGCGAAGTGAGAATCGCGGGCATGTACGCGCGTATGCCAGCGTGTCCCATAATCTCGACGCTGTTAAAGTACAGCGACCACATATACAATGCATCAAATCCAAGTGGATACATCAAGAAGGCAAGCACCGGCGACACAAGCGCATCGAAAACCTCTTGCGGTTCATCCGCAAAGCCAAGCAGATATGCGACAGGGTGCTTGGTCGTGTGGTGGCGTTGGTGATACCTCCAGAGAGAAGTAACCTCATGCGTTGCACGATGGGCCCAATAATACACAAAGTCTGCAATCAACGTAAAGATTGCAAGCTGAACGGGGAGCCAGAGGGACAGGTGAGGCAGCTCATACCGGTTGTACGCGAGAACAAACACCATGAGCGGGCGCACCaacgcgccttgcgcaaacTCACGAAAAACCTTCCACGTCATGTTTTCAggaagcgcgtcgcgacCCACTTCACCATCCAAGAATCCATGCTTTTTGCTCAGCGAAATAAGGTACTTGTAATGCCGCCGAACAAATAATTGGTTGTACACAATAGTAAGTAGGTACAGAACAATCGGGTTAACCGAATACCCTGTTGTCTTCATAAATAGCCACCGCGCGAGAATAGGCAAAATGGCGACTGGAAACAGGCGCTTCTGCTGCTCCCATTCCAAGTTGACTGGCACCTTTCCGGTCGGCTTGGGGTATTTAAACTCATCCGCGCTTGGTATCAGTATATTTCTCTTTATGAGCAGATATTCGATCATCGACTGTTCCGATACCGGCTTGTGCTTCCAGCTATCCGCACCTTCGCGGGGTCTTTCATCTTTCTTACTTGCTGCAACAGTCATTTCAATAATTGTTGGAGTGAACCAGCAAGCCTCCAAACGTTGTCCGAGCGACTCAAATCAAACCGGTATTTCCGGATATTTCTATTTGTACAACTTCTTTCACAAGTGCCCCGCACTTTGATTACCATAGCACGTGGTGCTTTTGGCCCCATGCTTATATCATCGGACGGTGGCCCGCAACGGGCCGTGCATGTACAGGCAGCCGGCTCGCGATAGGACGTTGGCGGCATATTGATAGCGctggcgcgtgcatccgCTAGATACGATTCCGCGGGCCTAATGTATGTTCATTGTGTCCAACCCAATGCTGGAGTTTCGGAAATGTGCTTATTTTACGTTGCTTTTTTGTAAGCACACGTATATGTAGGTGGCTAGGCGGCTGTGGTGCGCAAATTTAGCATGGCGTACTGGACCGCCTAGCGACATCGTTCTTTTGCGACAGAGTAGTAGATGAAGATGACGTACGACGTGATGGCCAGTGCTAGGTACATAAATACGCCAGCGATCGTCCACGAGCCCCTGTGCACCAATAGCTTGTCATCCTTGCGCCCAGCTATTCTTTTTTCCTTTTGCTCCTTGGCCTCTttcgcgatgcgcgctcgTTCACTGAGACCCATCACATTGCCCAAATAACGCTTGTCCAAATACAAATACAGAAAACCATTAAGAACCCCCACACACTTGATTGCAATCAGGAAATAAAACATGTCGTCATACTGGTGTTTGGGATCAACGTGCTTTACTCCAAGACTGTGGTTTTGGATCGCACCGGTCGAGACGTCCATGATCACCGTGCCTGACGAATAAAATGCAGCCCAGCCCCCGTACGCGGCGCCCAGAGATGTCTTGGATGAGACAATGAGTGGAATTGTAGCTTCAAAGGGTATATCGTTGCTGGAGAGCGCCAGTGAGGAAAGCAGCAcgggcgcaagcgcacTTACATTCCAGGTATATGCCAGCAGTGCGTACGCCAAAATGTAGATGGCCGCTGTGTACGAGATCAGGTAGTGTCGTTTGCCAAATTGGTCGATCAAGAAGCCAAACACGGGTGAAAGAACAATAGGAATCACCTGGTCCAAGCCGCCCTGGTACGCTGCAACCTCTGTACTTACGCCACGAGTCACCTGGATCAGCTCGGGACTATTGCTGGCGTACGCGTCAATCGTGCCAGATTGGAGGATTTGAGTACAGCATATGAGCCAATACGCTGCAGGTAGATTGTAAAGCGAGCGCCATATCTGTCGTAGTTGCTCTTTCATGACAACGTAGCCGGACTTGTGCTTGGTGAGAAGACCTGATTTGCGTGCTTCCGCGCGTGCCAGCATGTAGCCAGTCTTGACGCGCAGGCTGGCGGGAAGTTTGAACTCGAGTATCAAATACGCAATATTCACCACGAAAGAGAAGGCACAAAGTATAGCGCCAAACCAAAACGCCCAGTACCAATTTGCCTGGCCCGCATCGTTCATTATAGGAACCGCGCTTTGCTTTCCAATCGTGTTGTATATGCGGTTCACGCCAATATCCAAGCCGATGACCAGCGCCATGTGTCCTGGTCCAGACTTTACAGAGCCGGAAAACCAGTGTGCATATAGCCTGTACTTGCAAGAGTTCAGCGTAATCAGACCAAACCCAGCAATGATTTGGCCGCCAAGAACTACAGTGAAGGAATCCCGCTGTGCTCCTACTGCGAGCACAATGTTTCCGACCAGTGCGAATATGCTGCAGAGCATGCACACAAGGGATGGGCCGTAAAAGTCGATCAATATACCGGAAATGAACGGGTATATAACATTGATCAGTGCGCCCGCGGACGAAATGACACCGTACCGCGCATTGCAAATCTGCTCGCCATTCTCCTTGAGGTTGTTCTTGAGGGTCGACTTTAGCGGACTCATTAAGGAGTTGGCCGCGTGTGGACCAAGAGTAATAAGCAGTAAGAGAAGAAGCATAGGTGCTTTAACTCGCCACGAAACTTTAGACGGATCCGCTTCATCCTCATGCGAGTCTGTCTCGGAGTGGGGCTCTCCTGCCTCCTTGTTACCGCGAAACCATGGCCGAATTGACTTCATTTCTTTACACGTGCACAAAGAAGCAGTAACAAAGTATTCCTTTAGCGGAGCGCTTTCCTGTGTCGGTATGTTTAAGCAGAGTCCGAGTaagcaaaaaaaaaattaTATTATCATAATCA is a window encoding:
- a CDS encoding uncharacterized protein (COG:S; TransMembrane:4 (i81-103o142-160i172-192o237-259i); EggNog:ENOG503PAD9) codes for the protein MSKAKVSASDMRPRPKADEWKKKPVEELSLPQRVIISRNVLIPNEEEFEYPKSKGMVPVYSLFSQHMYLLPRAMLPIVARWAYMTATGYTIHPVAMYFLTLAYNAHVVKSFFQHLTTLVKRHGFLDADIPRDSIPETMAGKLFTEFLTGIFVRPLLVILLSYDRYKMPSLSLWLPLQVAIFTLFADFVYYWVHRATHEVSFLWHFHQRHHTTKHPVAYLLGFADEPQEVFDAIGSPILAYLMYPIGYDAMYIWSVYFIATEILGHSGMRAYYPGPLTSTILRPIDCEIAVEDHDLHHRFGWRESYNYGKQSRFWDAMFGTTGERVETHAGNIDYSRGV
- a CDS encoding formate dehydrogenase (COG:C; EggNog:ENOG503NWKW) yields the protein MFKLTSTALSRVAQQARVRTFATTARTSDKVLAVLYDGGEAAKRQPKLLACTENELGFRKWLEDSGHELVVTSDKEGPNSTFVKELATADILITTPFHPAYLTAELIEKAPKLKYCVTAGVGSDHIDLEAANKRKLGVYEVTGSNVTSVAEHAVMTMLVLVRNFVPAHYQYTTQKGWNVADIAQNSYDIQDKVVGTVGIGRIGRLILQRLRPFGMKDMLYYDYNKLDQETETALGCRYVDSIEKLVSQCDIVTLNVPLYEGTKGIFNKELISKMKPGAWLINTARGALTVKEDIAAALESGQLNGYGGDVSYPQPAPAEYPWRTMVNTWNPKEGGGNAMTPHISGTSLDAQLRYAAGTKQILDNIWSGRPQLDKDIIVENGKYVSPAYGQHH
- a CDS encoding uncharacterized protein (TransMembrane:1 (i20-39o)) codes for the protein MSVRTSRGEKAALTRVKLGFMLLVRWAAIVFICIANVWVRSYHWDNDHVLPSTNSSVPHVETRLLSRLYPEWHTFWKKCGEQWPVAARDAIDKVVSLRTKRLEDASYCILMPRCIVDAMKLSQAEKQLLHQALVAASSPQSLLRMWPRYVKAMNYILDVYGNGVHPKEAEDAMMYDPTRTEYLTYVGSLAAHVNGSNAPWDVMRFGVNLLDANMRDNAAQYFDIWEKENRRALERATMLDWDKYEYGCVVVPGMGTIHLDEKLSPMSKLRLRYAITAFHSGQAPFLVVSGGAVHPKLTRNTEAYEMRAWLLEEHGIPEEYIVMEPYARHTTTNLRNAGRVMNVLGQPHKKMLIVTDEMQLSYIMFGVGDAGERDLGYSLGTIGPREGAHGVQFTPSAFVEMVDPTDPLDP
- a CDS encoding uncharacterized protein (TransMembrane:4 (i67-83o89-107i171-191o232-252i); COG:S; EggNog:ENOG503PAD9), translating into MTVAASKKDERPREGADSWKHKPVSEQSMIEYLLIKRNILIPSADEFKYPKPTGKVPVNLEWEQQKRLFPVAILPILARWLFMKTTGYSVNPIVLYLLTIVYNQLFVRRHYKYLISLSKKHGFLDGEVGRDALPENMTWKVFREFAQGALVRPLMVFVLAYNRYELPHLSLWLPVQLAIFTLIADFVYYWAHRATHEVTSLWRYHQRHHTTKHPVAYLLGFADEPQEVFDALVSPVLAFLMYPLGFDALYMWSLYFNSVEIMGHAGIRAYMPAILTSPLLRPFGLELVLEDHDLHHRFGWRDSYNYGKQSMFWDNIFGTMGERVETAEANVDYSLTV
- a CDS encoding uncharacterized protein (COG:G; EggNog:ENOG503NYNM; TransMembrane:8 (i21-42o48-71i78-95o152-176i298-317o357-378i398-418o462-486i)), which encodes MSPLKSTLKNNLKENGEQICNARYGVISSAGALINVIYPFISGILIDFYGPSLVCMLCSIFALVGNIVLAVGAQRDSFTVVLGGQIIAGFGLITLNSCKYRLYAHWFSGSVKSGPGHMALVIGLDIGVNRIYNTIGKQSAVPIMNDAGQANWYWAFWFGAILCAFSFVVNIAYLILEFKLPASLRVKTGYMLARAEARKSGLLTKHKSGYVVMKEQLRQIWRSLYNLPAAYWLICCTQILQSGTIDAYASNSPELIQVTRGVSTEVAAYQGGLDQVIPIVLSPVFGFLIDQFGKRHYLISYTAAIYILAYALLAYTWNVSALAPVLLSSLALSSNDIPFEATIPLIVSSKTSLGAAYGGWAAFYSSGTVIMDVSTGAIQNHSLGVKHVDPKHQYDDMFYFLIAIKCVGVLNGFLYLYLDKRYLGNVMGLSERARIAKEAKEQKEKRIAGRKDDKLLVHRGSWTIAGVFMYLALAITSYVIFIYYSVAKERCR